Proteins from a genomic interval of Pseudomonas sp. RC10:
- the rpsG gene encoding 30S ribosomal protein S7: MPRRRVAAKREILDDPKYGSQILAKFMNHVMESGKKAVAERIVYGALDTVKARKAGTDPLELFEKALDAIAPLVEVKSRRVGGATYQVPVEVRPSRRNALAMRWLVDFARKRGEKSMALRLAGELLDAAEGKGAAVKKREDVHRMAEANKAFSHYRF; the protein is encoded by the coding sequence ATGCCAAGACGTCGCGTAGCAGCAAAACGTGAGATTCTTGACGATCCGAAGTACGGGTCGCAGATTCTCGCCAAGTTCATGAACCACGTAATGGAAAGCGGTAAAAAAGCCGTTGCCGAACGTATCGTTTACGGTGCCCTGGACACAGTCAAGGCTCGTAAGGCTGGTACCGATCCCCTGGAACTCTTCGAAAAAGCACTCGACGCCATCGCTCCGCTGGTCGAAGTGAAGTCGCGCCGCGTTGGTGGTGCTACTTACCAGGTTCCGGTCGAAGTTCGTCCATCCCGTCGTAATGCTCTGGCAATGCGTTGGCTGGTAGACTTCGCGCGCAAGCGCGGTGAGAAGTCTATGGCTCTGCGTTTGGCTGGCGAACTGTTGGACGCCGCTGAGGGCAAAGGTGCTGCGGTCAAGAAGCGTGAAGACGTGCACCGTATGGCTGAAGCCAACAAGGCTTTCTCGCACTACCGCTTCTAA